In a genomic window of Gadus macrocephalus chromosome 9, ASM3116895v1:
- the fezf1 gene encoding fez family zinc finger protein 1, whose translation MDALCRSAGIFGGSPSAMPRAPAGVSRALTSSKPLAFSIERIMARETPEPARSIPFLPHLFAAHAGKGDGKQPPSAALHCVLPFVPLAYDAGHKLVNLAGGLDHAGPFDGSVRHAADFLHGVGLNYKQEQPELGGGQYKLFRPRVVNQSSFHALGDTAATAACYLSNCGETPAGPPPPALPSAGPPAGLVNLHPMASYFFHAPLHHARHKAFLAEKGKAERHATGDASFKELQLHRAHLLSDKMLKGAAKLGGGSCANGGKSKVFTCEICGKVFNAHYNLTRHMPVHTGARPFVCKVCGKGFRQASTLCRHKIIHTQEKPHKCHQCGKAFNRSSTLNTHTRIHAGYKPFVCEFCGKGFHQKGNYKNHKLTHSGEKQFKCSICSKAFHQVYNLTFHMHTHNDKKPFTCPTCGKGFCRNFDLKKHIRKLHESSGSPQSAGETQ comes from the exons ATGGACGCGCTGTGCCGCTCAGCGGGAATATTCGGTGGCTCGCCCTCCGCGATGCCCCGTGCGCCAGCGGGAGTCAGCCGCGCGCTCACCTCCAGCAAGCCACTCGCGTTTTCGATCGAACGGATTATGGCGCGGGAGACCCCGGAACCCGCGCGGTCGATACCGTTCCTCCCCCACCTGTTCGCGGCGCACGCGGGGAAGGGGGACGGGAAGCAGCCGCCGTCCGCTGCGTTGCACTGCGTGCTGCCCTTCGTGCCGCTCGCGTACGACGCGGGCCACAAGCTGGTGAACCTCGCGGGGGGGCTGGACCACGCGGGACCCTTCGACGGCTCCGTGCGCCACGCCGCCGACTTCCTTCACGGCGTCGGGCTGAACTACAAGCAAGAGCAGCCCGAGCTAGGGGGGGGACAGTACAAACTCTTTCGGCCGCGCGTGGTCAACCAGTCGTCGTTCCACGCGTTGGGGGACACCGCCGCAACCGCCGCGTGCTACCTGTCTAACTGCGGGGAGACCCCCGCGGGCCCAccaccccctgccctcccctcgGCCGGCCCCCCCGCGGGGCTTGTGAACCTCCACCCCATGGCCTCCTACTTCTTCCACGCGCCGCTGCACCACGCGCGCCACAAAGCCTTCCTCGCGGAGAAGGGCAAAGCGGAGCGTCACGCAACGGGAGACGCGAGCTTCAAGGAACTGCAGCTGCACCGCGCGCACCTGCTGTCCGACAAGATGCTCAAAGGCGCCGCCAAACTCGGTGGGGGCTCGTGCGCCAACGGCGGGAAGTCCAAAGTGTTCACGTGCGAAATCTGCGGGAAG GTGTTCAACGCCCACTACAACCTCACTCGCCACATGCCCGTGCACACCGGCGCGCGTCCGTTCGTCTGCAAGGTGTGCGGGAAAGGCTTCCGGCAGGCGAGCACGCTCTGCCGCCACAAGATCATCCACACTCAG GAAAAACCGCATAAATGCCACCAGTGCGGGAAGGCGTTCAATCGCAGCTCAACGCtcaacacgcacacgcgcatccACGCGGGATACAAGCCCTTCGTCTGCGAGTTCTGCGGGAAAGGATTCCACCAGAAAG GGAACTACAAGAACCACAAGCTGACGCATAGCGGGGAGAAGCAGTTCAAGTGCTCCATCTGCAGCAAGGCCTTCCACCAGGTGTACAACCTCACCttccacatgcacacgcacaacgaCAAGAAGCCCTTCACCTGCCCCACGTGCGGCAAGGGCTTCTGCCGGAACTTTGACCTGAAAAAACATATCCGGAAACTGCACGAGTCTTCCGGCTCCCCGCAGAGCGCGGGAGAGACGCAGTga